From Argopecten irradians isolate NY chromosome 2, Ai_NY, whole genome shotgun sequence, the proteins below share one genomic window:
- the LOC138315185 gene encoding uncharacterized protein, translating to MSTEEEKYSGKVIGCDVGDVTLQIHLPCDEDDEETDDDFLDSRQPLLLATPSSNHVTTHSGTNGRLLTRRQMSIPTNLTSSSGISNGKIVPYAIRPPPIVRRQTLPSKLLPNITTIPGEVTLTETTYDISENSPTQINISWKPPTNCNEIPNLVYEMQLQKETNGDWMDLSERNIAVVRVYTTETKFILDGEKRSFSEGPCSWRLRIRGVNKGPECRCDGPWSNIITLDILTSCDTSLDGGAA from the exons ATGAGTACAGAGGAAGAGAAATACTCGGGCAAGGTTATTGGATGTGATGTTGGAGATGTTACACTACAAATCCATCTCCCTTGCGATGAAGACGATGAGGAAACCGACGACGATTTTCTGGACAGTCGTCAGCCACTGCTTCTTGCAACGCCATCTTCTAATCACGTGACTACACACAG TGGCACGAACGGGAGATTACTAACACGGCGACAAATGTCGATCCCGACAAACTTAACAAGTAGTTCTGGAATATCAAACGGAAAAATAGTTCCGTATGCAATCCGTCCTCCTCCAATTGTTCGTCGACAGACTCTGCCATCAAAGTTATTACCTAATATAACGACCATtccaggggaagtaactctgacggAGACGACATACGATATATCCGAGAATTCACCCACCCAGATCAACATATCGTGGAAACCTCCTACAAACTGTAATGAAATACCCAATCTTGTGTACGAAATGCAACTTCAGAAGGAGACCAATGGTGACTGGATGGATTTGTCAGAACGTAACATAGCCGTGGTAAGGGTATACACAACCGAAACCAAATTTATTTTAGACGGTGAGAAAAGGAGTTTTTCAGAAGGACCTTGTTCCTGGAGATTACGAATTAGAGGAGTTAATAAAGGGCCAGAATGCCGGTGTGACGGACCCTGGAGTAACATTATAACACTAGATATACTGACGTCCTGTGACACCAGTCTGGATGGTGGTGCAGCATGA